Proteins encoded in a region of the Tachyglossus aculeatus isolate mTacAcu1 chromosome 11, mTacAcu1.pri, whole genome shotgun sequence genome:
- the LOC119934092 gene encoding keratin-associated protein 4-3-like isoform X1, translating into MVNSCCGSVCSDLSCGRGCCQETCCEPSCCSTPCCPPTCCQTTCCRTTCCRPTCGVTSCCRPTCCRPTCCQSFCCQPTCCRPVCNVSSCCRPCCPQPCCVSTCCRPCCPQPCCVSSCCRPCCPPPCCETSCCRPTCCRPVCNVSSCCRPCCPQPCCVSTCCRPCCPQPCCVSSCCRPCCPSPCCATSCCQPCCRPTCCQTTCCRTTCCRPTCCVPTCCQPCCRPACCQTTCCRTTCCRPTCGTASCC; encoded by the coding sequence ATGGTCAACTCCTGCTGTGGATCCGTCTGCTCTGACCTGAGCTGCGGAAGGGGCTGCTGCCAAGAGACCTGCTGTGAGCCCAGCTGCTGCAGCACCCCTTGCTGTCCCCCGACATGCTGCCAAACCACTTGCTGCAGAACCACCTGCTGCCGCCCAACGTGCGGTGTGACCAGCTGCTGCCGCCCAACCTGCTGTAGACCCACTTGCTGTCAGTCGTTCTGCTGCCAGCCCACTTGCTGCCGTCCAGTCTGCAACGTTTCCAGCTgctgcaggccctgctgcccccAACCTTGCTGTGTGTCCACCTgctgcaggccctgctgcccccaaccttgctgtgtgtccagctgctgcaggccctgctgcccccCTCCCTGCTGTGAGACTAGCTGCTGCCGGCCAACTTGCTGCCGTCCAGTCTGCAACGTTTCCAGCTgctgcaggccctgctgcccccAACCTTGCTGTGTGTCCACCTgctgcaggccctgctgcccccAACCTTGCTGCGTGTCCAGCTgctgcaggccctgctgccccAGTCCCTGCTGTGCGACTagctgctgccagccttgctgccgcccCACTTGCTGCCAAACCACTTGCTGCCGGACGACTTGTTGCCGCCCAACCTGCTGTGTGCCCACctgctgccagccttgctgccgcccAGCTTGCTGCCAAACCACTTGCTGCAGAACCACCTGCTGCCGCCCTACTTGTGGGACAGCATCTTGTTGCTGA
- the LOC119934693 gene encoding keratin-associated protein 4-7-like, translating into MVNSCCGSVCSDLSCGRGCCQETCCEPGCCSSPCCPPTCCQTTCCRTTCCRPTCGVTSCCRPTCCRPTCCQSVCCQPTCCRPACCVSSCCRPCCPRPCCVSSCCRPCCPRPCCVTSCCQPCCRPTCCQTTCCRTTCCRPTCCVPTCCQPCCRPACRQTTCCRTTCCRPTCGPSSCC; encoded by the exons ATGGTCAACTCCTGCTGTGGATCCGTCTGCTCCGACCTGAGCTGCGGAAGAGGCTGCTGCCAAGAGACCTGCTGTGAGCCCGGCTGCTGCAGCAGCCCTTGCTGCCCCCCAACATGCTGCCAGACCACTTGCTGCAGAACCACCTGCTGCCGCCCAACATGTGGTGTGACCAGCTGCTGCCGCCCGACCTGCTGCAGGCCAACTTGCTGCCAGTCAGTCTGCTGTCAACCCACTTGCTGCCGcccagcctgctgtgtgtccaGCTGCTGCAGACCCTGCTGCCCTCGACCCTGCTGTGTGTCCAGCTgctgcag gccctgctgcccccgaccctgctgtgtgactagctgctgccagccttgctgccgcccCACATGCTGCCAAACCACTTGCTGCCGGACGACTTGCTGCCGCCCGACCTGCTGTGTGCCCACctgctgccagccttgctgccgcccAGCTTGCCGTCAAACCACTTGCTGCAGAACCACCTGCTGCCGCCCCACTTGCGGCCCATCATCTTGCTGTTGA
- the LOC119934092 gene encoding keratin-associated protein 4-4-like isoform X2 codes for MVNSCCGSVCSDLSCGRGCCQETCCEPSCCSTPCCPPTCCQTTCCRTTCCRPTCGVTSCCRPTCCRPTCCQSPCCPPPCCETSCCRPTCCRPVCNVSSCCRPCCPQPCCVCCQPCCRPTCCQTTCCRTTCCRPTCCVTTCCRPTCGTASCC; via the exons ATGGTCAACTCCTGCTGTGGATCCGTCTGCTCTGACCTGAGCTGCGGAAGGGGCTGCTGCCAAGAGACCTGCTGTGAGCCCAGCTGCTGCAGCACCCCTTGCTGTCCCCCGACATGCTGCCAAACCACTTGCTGCAGAACCACCTGCTGCCGCCCAACGTGCGGTGTGACCAGCTGCTGCCGCCCAACCTGCTGTAGACCCACTTGCTGTCAGTC gccctgctgcccccCTCCCTGCTGTGAGACTAGCTGCTGCCGGCCAACTTGCTGCCGTCCAGTCTGCAACGTTTCCAGCTgctgcaggccctgctgcccccAACCTTGCTGTGT ctgctgccagccttgctgccgcccCACTTGCTGCCAAACCACTTGCTGCCGGACGACTTGTTGCCGCCCAACCTGCTGTGT AACCACCTGCTGCCGCCCTACTTGTGGGACAGCATCTTGTTGCTGA